The window gtcacaattattaaattgttactaACGATATTTGAAATTACATAAACTTATAATTGGCAACAAATTATAGAAACATGTGTACCAAACCAAAACATAGAGATtaaatgtacacatttgttataatctatattaaatAGTTAAAATCGTCATTAgattaacatttcatttgatatccAACAGATATTCATTAACTCGCTTAATCCAACGGATATGGATATAGACAAATgaattgaaattatatatatatatatatatatatatatatatatatatatgaatggatAAAAATtaattggatatggatatggcgtCATCCAATCCATATTCGATCTATTGTAAACCTTAATTATGATTGTGATGGTTGTTTGTTTTTGATGGCTTTACCATTTTATATTGtacgttttttttaagtttttaataAAGTTCGTAGTTTTTTTGATAAAAAAGAAGAAATGAGTTTTTGAGAAACAACCTTCCACCTAACAAAATGCATTGTtttttattactaaaattatttaattACCCTTAATTataattgaaaaaaaaaactaatttACATGCTAAATTTATTTGATGATAtgatatttattttagtcattttaTATATCAAGCATTGAATAAACAAACTGATTTTTCAAACTCTAAATAAAATAGATTATTTAATTATTACCATGTCAGATAATATAATTAAAATCAAAAACCATTTATTACAACACATTCTGCTACAGTTAAtcagttttaaatatttaaaaCACATAATTTATGTTTGAACACAAATCTAAACACCCCTAAATCTAATAAAAGAATAAATGTGAAGAATTGTTTTGACTAATTTTGACAGACTAAATGTGACTTTGACCAACTAAATTCGATTTTGACTCATTGATTAATTTTGATCTATTAACTACTTGATGTATGGAAATCTAGATCAACCTATTTCTAAAAAGGAGTAATCGGTGAGTTACCGGCATTACTTGGGAAGTTTTACAACAATGGCAACAATTGATGAACAAAAATCAGTTTAATAAATTTCATATTctaaatttaaatattatattattattattattaaatattaattattatacccATTTACATGAGATTGACTAGTAACTAGTGTGAATTGTTTTACCCAtatgttgtttatctttttataaacAATGCACATATTTTAAAGGAATCCTGCCCATTTTTAGTGGATTCTTCCTTAAAAGCTTCAAAATGCATATTGATTCATTCTATGCAAAATTCCTATTCCCAAGTAAATTCTAAAATTGATTTCTGTATCTGCATTGTGCAAAATTCCTAAGCACATCTTTAATACTTTCTGAAGGCTTTAAAACTATTTTTCATTTTTCTGTCTAAACCATTGAACTAAaattaaaagtagttcaaaaagtaTAAACCAGGCTTGCAAGTTACAACTAAGCAAATACTATGATTATAACATTTAATTGGAAATCACCATGCAGCCCAATAGCTTCAAAAAAATAACAAGAATCAGAAAAACATTCAGTAACACAAGTATTTCTTTCCATTATGTTTTAAACTTTTAGAGCCAATGCGTTTCACATAAGATGCCATTAATTGAATaagaataagaaaaaaaaatcataCTAAGAATATGATCATCAATCAAAATTTTGTGCTACTCTTTAAAGTTTGCAACAGTAGGTAAGCCCTCAATTATCTTCTCCAGCAGCCAACTGGTTGTCGGTCACAACTTGCAAAGCAGGTCTTGCTTCAGCCACCTGTCGTTAACAATGGCGTAACAAAGAATTAGACTACACAAAATCTGACCTCAACAGACTTGCATTTAATTATTGACTACATGAGAAGAAACTCACCTTATCATCTTTGTTATTTTTGATAGATAATGCTTTCAGCTTCTTCTTTAGCTGCCTCATACTGATGTCGTTTAGACTCATACGCTTCTCACCCAAATCTATCTCGTTGATGCCTTTATCCTCTTCGATGTTCTCATTGTTGCCTGAAATCTGAATCATTCCCTTTGTTGATGTCTCGCTTTTGATCAAACTTGTATCGTCATTTGCTTTATTTGAAACTTGATTTTCTTCTTCAGTAAACGAAAAATCAACATTATCACTTTTCTGCACAGTTTCTTGATTAAGTCGTTCAGAGTTAATATCAGGTTCTGTATATGTGATAGAAATTAGTTCAACCGATGCGCCCTCTTTAATCGACTGTTGTGCTTTCAGCTGTTTCTTTAGCTGCCTTAAACTAATTTCATTTTCACTAATAGGCTTCTCATGACCAGCTGTTTTCAGCGCACTTTTTTCGATTACAACACCCTGCAGGTTTCTGTCACTGTTGACAAAAATCGGAGACCCTGCCCTTATTGACAATGGATTATCACTCAAACCTTGGTTGTCAATAACATCATTTGCCTTGTTTGACAACTGGTTTTCTTCTGTGATAAACGAAAGATCGCTTACTGAGTCATGTGCTACCTCATCAGCATCAGCTATTTTTTGCTTAGTTTCTTGATTGAATTGTTCGTTATTAAGATCAAGTGTGCCATATGTGATGGGCGTTAAATCAGAAACAGTGTCCACAATTGGAGACTTATGTGCTTTCAGTATCTTTTTTAGCTGCCTCAAACTAGTGCCGTTTGAACTCGGAGTCTGAATGACATTAATGCTTTTGTCTTCTTCAACTAGAGCACCCTGCAGCTTACTTTCGCTGTTCTCTTTGTTGACTGAAATTGGAGTCATTACCATAGCTGATACCGGACTATTACTCAAAGTTCGGTTGTCAATAACATCGTTAACCTTGTTTGAAAATTCATTTTCTTCTGTAATAAACGAAATATCAGCTGCTGAATCATGTGTTACTTCATTAGAATCAGCTATTTTCTGCTCGGTTTCTTGATTGAGTTGTTCATGGTTGACATCAAATTCTCCATAAACGATATGCATTGTTTGGTTGTCATTAACCTCGTTACCCTTGTTTGAAAATTCATTTTCATCCGTTTTAAACGAAAAATCAGCTACCGGATCATGTGTTACTTCATCAGCATCAGTTGTTTTCTGCTCAGTTTCTTGGTTGAGTTGTTCACGGTTGACATCATGTTCTCCATAAGGGATATGCATTGTTTGGTTGTCATTAACCTCATTACCCTTGTTTGAAAATTCATTTTCTTCTGCACTAAACGATAAATCAGCTACCGAGTCATGTGTTACTTCATCAGCATCAGCTGTTTTCTGCTCAGTTTCGTGGTTGAATTGTTCATGGTTGGCATCATGTTCGATGTGCATTGTATCGACAACAGTGTCAACAGTTAGAGAATTTTGTGCTTCAACAGGAGCTTCAAAATCTATGCTTGACTCTTGCTTAATAGGATTCACAAGGACCAAATCATCTGTCAGGATAAGATAAAAAACACATTACAATCAAAAAAACTTCATTAAATATTTGaatatttgtatcttgacaatgaTTGAACCACCAGATATTTAACCTACCTGTATTTGTGAAGTTATTCTCTTCTGTGCCCTTTACGATAATTTCTTTACCGGAATTGTAATCTGGATCATCCAACTTTGGGAACTCGGTGTTTAAGTAAACCGAGTTCTCGACAATATTTGTAGACTCTGAAGGGGGAAAAATGATATAATACAATTGTATTCAAATAATTAACCATATACTTGTTTGTATAAAATATGTAAAACTTACCGTTGAACTCTATCACTTCATTTTTCATCTCGAAAACAGCATTGGACATGTCTTCGAGTTTCAACATTGAAGAATCACTTGGCTTATCAGTATCAAACAAAATGGCCTCTGCATCGACACCATCAGATCCTGAATAAACAACAGCAACatcagaaattaaaaaaaaaaaaaaaaaaaaaacgagtcaACATGTTTATAAGAAATATGATATAATGCAATTGCTACTAATCAAATGATATGACACATACTTGTTTGTATAAAATATGTAAAACTTACCGTTGAACTCTATCACTTCATTTTTCATTTCAAAAACAGCATTAGAGATGTCTTCAAGTTTCAACATTGAAGAATCACTTGAAATCTCAGTATCAAACAAAATGGCCTCTGCCTCGATGCCATCAGATTCTGAAGAAACAACATCAAGATTAGAACTTGAAAAAAAATTCAACATGCCTTAACCAAGCATTGCAAGTGTTTAACGTTTTCACCTGATAAAATACTTGTTTTATCACGCAACACGGCATTAGAGTGTTCTTCTACAACAAAAACAGCATTTTCCTCTGTCGCTGAAATATTTAACGCTTCATTTATTACAACTTTATCATCGTTCACCACCAATTTCTTGTCAGAATGTACTTGGCCACTTTTCTCGTCAGAGTGTACTTCTGGAGCCACATGAACTCTCTGTTCATCAGCTGAACCATTCAGTGCTTCATTGCAATCAATTTTCTCATCAACAAACATTATtatttcttccggttctgattctgaaTTGCTTTTCTGGTCACTTTTCTCCTCAGAGCTATCTAACTTATTCAGAACAAGCGTCTCTCCAACATCACGGTTCTCTTCTAAATTGACATCTACATGTTGCTCAATGATTTTAACTAGTTGCACTTTCTCTACACTTTCAATTGCAGTGCCCATTTGCAGATCTTTCTCAGTCATCAAGTTTTGATCACTTTCATCAACAACAAGCACATCAAGTTTCTCAAGAGCATTGCAGATGTCCTCTACTTTTTCATTTGAAATACATACATCAAAGTTTCCAACACTTTCTTCTAGGTTCTCAGATGATACACTTGACTCATTAGATGTTTCTATAGAGCTGACACCTGTATAGTTTTACAATACATGGATTCAAATTAATTTGTATTGGTTTTAAATACCACGATTTTATAGATTTTACTGCACTTATGATAGAATTCCAATCAGTATCAAAGTGAGGTTAAAAGAACAAATCAAGCATCAATAAAGTAGGTCACCTTATTTAGTTCTGTCTAACCCACTAGATATTCACCAAGTATAacttttaaacacaatggacaaaATCTATAAATTTTACAAATACATGAGCCTGTTAGTAGTGTACAAATGCATACCTGATTCCACACTTTTCTCTTGAACCGAATGGCTGAAATCCACTTCGGACGTCACACCTACTTCTTCCATAAACGAGCCAATCTTTACAGGCTGACTCCTCTCCCTCTCCAAGACACCAGGCTTAGCGTGTTTCTTTTCAGTCAACCTCGCTGACCTTCTTGTACTGTACACTCGCTGCACAGTAGTCTCCTTTTGCACAGTGTCTTGATGAGTTGAACTTGTATGTCCCTTCCTCCTGCTATATGTTATAACAGCTGCAGGAGTCTTTGGTATGCATTTCAACTCCTGACCCACCAAACACTCATTATTCACAGCTTCTTCACACTCGTTCAGCTGACCCAGCATATTCGGCCGAGAAGAAATTGTCGTGACCTTCTTCCTGGTGCTCGAAACTGACGGAGTTTTTAGAGTTTCATTAACCGCCCCACCCAATTGCCTCCTTGAAGTTGTCCTTCTCGCAGTTGCAAGCGAGGAATCAGCAGGCGTTTTCATTACCTTTAGTCGAGTCGATGTTCTACAGCTAGTGCGAGAAACCCTAGGTGACATAACCTCGACCTCTTCAGGCGATTCAACTGATGATCCAGTTTCAGACTGAGAAggattcaaaatatcttcaatccCTGCCAcctgataataatatataatatactaaAACCTTTCAGAGTTCAAACAACAAAAAAATGTACAAAATCAATGCTTATATACATGTAAACTATCACATAAAAGGTTTCAATTATGTCAGTATGCTAACTTATATAAAAACCATTACATTGATGTTGTTTTAAAACTGCAAAACAGAATGAAAAAGCAACCAAACAGATTGAAACCGAGTCGTCAATGTGAATGCGATAAGATGCAGGATTCAATTAGGTATTTGTTACAATTAAATTAAATTCAAAATTTCATAGTATCGGCCAGTATAACACACTAAAATGCAAAAATAGATTATAATGACTAAAACATAATCAGTACAAGTTTACATAATCCGATTGAGATTAGGTTAATTTGTTTATTATACATGAATAGAAATAAATGCTTTAAAATGGTTAAAATCAATAAACTTACGGTCTCGAGAGATTTAAGAGCATCAACCATGGCGATGTTGGTGATATTAGCTGGAATCTTATTGAGCTTGCATAGCGATTGAAGCTGTCTTCTGTTAAGGCTATCGAAATCCATGAGTTTTGGATTAGGGAAATGAgattgaaattagggtttaaaaCTGGAGAAGATGAATCGAATATGAGTGGAGAACTCAAGCTGTAATGAGGAGGCGGTGAGTATAGGTGTATTTATATATCAACTCTTGCGCGTATGATTTATACCGTTAGAGCGGGGATATTTGAAAATATTTTCTATTCCAAGTAATTAATTGATTTAAAAATTATTTATTACTAAATTTGTGATTTTATTTTATGGAAACATTTTTTTGTAGTAAATACGATAAATTGATCTTTGCATTTATGTTTTCCTTAATGAAAAAATGTTTACTTTTTAATGATTTGTGTCCTACTTCAAATATTCACAATTGACAATACTATTTTCAAATTTTTTCATTTCAAGAGTGCACTTTATATTTTAAGCAATACAAAAAGTTAcagtaaaagattttttttttgttgGTGTGTAAATAAAGTTAATATGATGTTTTAAAATTTTGTGCAAATTCAAAATGAGCACTTATAACGTGACGAACGGAATAATATAGTTTCATTATGGTAGTTTAGTGGTTGGGAGACATGCAATATAAAGTGAATGTTATGGGTTCAATCTCGGCTCATCTCTCTTTAAACGTGTGTTACACGATTTTTCTCACATGTTAATCATGGGACCGGTTGGTGTGAGGCAGCTAGAGGCCGGTTTTACCCCTTTTCTAGCCTCGACTTCAACCTATACTTATACTAATTTTAAGTTTAAAGAGCTCGATTCGTATCAATCTTTGATATAAAGCAAAATTGCAAATTCTTTGTGGCTCCCTCCATCCCAAAGCTATTGTCTCACTACCATGACTATTGTCTCACAAAGCCGTGAAAGACCATCAAAAAACAACTCGGAGATGTGACCCCGACATAGCTTGAATGTCGTCGTTAGGGTCGGAGATAATAAATGGATACCGGATAAGTATACTTGAATCTCATGAGCTGTAACCAAAAGAAGACCCACACCATTACGAAACCGAATCTAGCAAATAGGTAGCACCCAGGAAGAAGAACATCAACACATGGTAGAGTGAAGTAGACGGGCCTCTAGAACAAATCAACGTTGAACAAGGAGGATAAGATAAGTGGGTCAAGATGTACCATCTTGAAACGAACCACCAACCTTTGAACAAAAACCACAACAATATCTCTTATGAGAACCAAACATCTTTGAACAAGCAACCAATACATCATGTGGAACTTACCACCACCATTTGAACCAAAACCCACCCTAACAACGTCACTTGTGAATGGATCACGGAAGATAGCCCTGGGTGAACTAGGATCACAAACCGGCAGCAAGTGACCCCAACTAAAAACCTTGCATCCACAAAATGACAAAATCAGAAGGAGAGAGTCACCTTGCCCTGAATAAAGACTTGACATAAAAACCAATCTCCCTAAGCACCTAAGCTAATACCGATTTAAACCATAACACAAGCACAACTTCAGTGTTATTTATTTTTTAAGATTTTTTAGCTGAAGGTATGTAAATCATGTATGTAAAGAAGATGTGACATGAAGATCTGCGCATTGACCATTGAAAATTAAATATCTCTATGTATGCTAAATATAATTAAAACTCTTGACTTATTGTAATcttcatttttattaataaaaataaaattatttgtttaaaaataataagaaaatttTGAATAATAAACACATTATTATAATTAACTCATAAATaatatcaagaaaagtattttataCAACTTTTATACTAAAATATGTAGACatttaacaaaattattataatttaagtttcATAAGCTTTTAACATACATATGATTCATACCAAACTAATCATTAAAGATtcataaaaatttgaaattttataatatacatacacGTACATATGATAATAACATATTTAGTACATGACAACTATAACAATAACacatgtattataataataataataataataataataataataataataataataataataataataataattattattattattattattattattgttattattattattattattattattattattattattattagtattagtaatagtaatagtaaagtAATAAaccatatatataag of the Rutidosis leptorrhynchoides isolate AG116_Rl617_1_P2 chromosome 5, CSIRO_AGI_Rlap_v1, whole genome shotgun sequence genome contains:
- the LOC139849838 gene encoding uncharacterized protein: MDFDSLNRRQLQSLCKLNKIPANITNIAMVDALKSLETVAGIEDILNPSQSETGSSVESPEEVEVMSPRVSRTSCRTSTRLKVMKTPADSSLATARRTTSRRQLGGAVNETLKTPSVSSTRKKVTTISSRPNMLGQLNECEEAVNNECLVGQELKCIPKTPAAVITYSRRKGHTSSTHQDTVQKETTVQRVYSTRRSARLTEKKHAKPGVLERERSQPVKIGSFMEEVGVTSEVDFSHSVQEKSVESGVSSIETSNESSVSSENLEESVGNFDVCISNEKVEDICNALEKLDVLVVDESDQNLMTEKDLQMGTAIESVEKVQLVKIIEQHVDVNLEENRDVGETLVLNKLDSSEEKSDQKSNSESEPEEIIMFVDEKIDCNEALNGSADEQRVHVAPEVHSDEKSGQVHSDKKLVVNDDKVVINEALNISATEENAVFVVEEHSNAVLRDKTSILSESDGIEAEAILFDTEISSDSSMLKLEDISNAVFEMKNEVIEFNGSDGVDAEAILFDTDKPSDSSMLKLEDMSNAVFEMKNEVIEFNESTNIVENSVYLNTEFPKLDDPDYNSGKEIIVKGTEENNFTNTDDLVLVNPIKQESSIDFEAPVEAQNSLTVDTVVDTMHIEHDANHEQFNHETEQKTADADEVTHDSVADLSFSAEENEFSNKGNEVNDNQTMHIPYGEHDVNREQLNQETEQKTTDADEVTHDPVADFSFKTDENEFSNKGNEVNDNQTMHIVYGEFDVNHEQLNQETEQKIADSNEVTHDSAADISFITEENEFSNKVNDVIDNRTLSNSPVSAMVMTPISVNKENSESKLQGALVEEDKSINVIQTPSSNGTSLRQLKKILKAHKSPIVDTVSDLTPITYGTLDLNNEQFNQETKQKIADADEVAHDSVSDLSFITEENQLSNKANDVIDNQGLSDNPLSIRAGSPIFVNSDRNLQGVVIEKSALKTAGHEKPISENEISLRQLKKQLKAQQSIKEGASVELISITYTEPDINSERLNQETVQKSDNVDFSFTEEENQVSNKANDDTSLIKSETSTKGMIQISGNNENIEEDKGINEIDLGEKRMSLNDISMRQLKKKLKALSIKNNKDDKVAEARPALQVVTDNQLAAGEDN